One stretch of Chryseobacterium sp. LJ668 DNA includes these proteins:
- a CDS encoding SusC/RagA family TonB-linked outer membrane protein — MNVKLRMMSAGVLFFIGGQLVTAQNTNPKKDTINREIEEVVIVNLGYTKMKRENTTSDVASVKAADIESTPGATVQQALVGKLAGVDISFGSGQPGSSNFRVDIRGTSTINGSNTPLYVLDGVPISSSAFQLLDPNSFEEVGVIKDIATAAQYGASGGAGVVLLTSKKGRARQKALVTYTGQFGVSTRANDKVSLMNSNEWNSFRRRIGLNNPYTNLPYTDQDIATLSNTNTNWKDLVFQNGTFNQHDFAVTGGSDTFNYFTQVGYLKQDGIIRQSDYERTSAMINLFAKPSEKFTLQFNNTFAYGDRNNVSSEGAINLNNPVVATYLAPPSDLPYLPNGQYNTGAGKIGGNALQTINTRIGNRKELKLISSLTGTYQLFKDLNVRQFVGVDHTSYNSEGYTDPNTYLGSITTPGNAGALSRGNTQISSIITNTSLNYKKTFGEKHDFNATALYEYFFKTVRSFGYTGYGLNNLYYNSPAGTLVSANTLPSITGGKTNYHKIAFLGNVNYVYDGKYSFNGSVRRESASNFGTNYKWGTFFGLGGAWLLHKEDFMSSIGFINELKPRVSYGEAGNPIDIELISPYQTSQYYGSGTYAGGTTLNPTVPGNDNYKWEVAKELNVGVDFAVWNNRISGSLSWYNRKTSDLYIFYGLSGTTGFSGINNYNGGSMENKGYEANLNLTVVNTQNTSFKLFGNFSQVKNKITDLGGVQEFEQGTSIIRVGAPFGTHFINGWAGVDASNGQPLYYDINGNVTNKFSDDDRTANYGSYKPEIFGGFGAEFRYKGFTASANFRYKAKYFRFNNESYFLENANFAQYNLSTVMNTMWTTPGQITEVQGFQYPRQFSSKDIEDASFLRLQEVRLNYHIDGKFLGFMNGIDIFAIGNNLYTWTKWTGLDPDDSNNIGTYEYPFSRTITFGCKLNF, encoded by the coding sequence ATGAATGTGAAATTACGTATGATGAGCGCTGGGGTACTGTTCTTTATAGGAGGACAATTAGTTACTGCTCAAAACACAAATCCTAAAAAAGATACTATCAACAGAGAAATTGAAGAGGTAGTAATTGTAAACTTAGGTTATACAAAGATGAAGAGAGAGAATACTACTAGTGATGTAGCATCTGTTAAAGCAGCTGATATTGAAAGTACTCCTGGAGCTACTGTTCAGCAGGCTTTGGTAGGTAAACTTGCAGGTGTCGATATTTCTTTTGGGTCTGGTCAGCCAGGATCATCTAACTTCAGAGTAGATATTCGTGGGACATCGACAATTAATGGTAGTAATACACCACTATATGTCTTAGATGGAGTTCCTATTTCTTCAAGTGCTTTTCAGTTGCTTGATCCTAATTCATTTGAAGAGGTTGGTGTAATAAAAGATATTGCTACTGCTGCTCAATACGGGGCCTCAGGTGGTGCTGGAGTTGTATTATTGACAAGTAAAAAAGGACGTGCAAGACAAAAAGCTCTTGTTACTTATACTGGACAATTTGGTGTTTCCACAAGAGCAAATGATAAGGTATCTCTTATGAATTCTAATGAGTGGAATTCATTTAGGAGGAGAATTGGGTTGAACAACCCTTATACCAATCTGCCATATACTGATCAGGATATTGCCACACTTTCAAATACAAATACTAATTGGAAAGATTTAGTTTTTCAAAATGGTACATTTAATCAGCATGACTTTGCAGTAACTGGTGGATCAGATACATTTAATTACTTTACCCAAGTTGGATATCTAAAGCAAGATGGTATAATCAGACAGTCTGATTATGAAAGAACATCTGCAATGATTAATTTGTTTGCCAAGCCAAGTGAGAAGTTTACTTTGCAATTTAATAATACTTTTGCATATGGTGATAGAAATAATGTGAGTTCTGAAGGTGCCATTAACTTAAATAACCCTGTGGTTGCTACATATTTGGCTCCTCCAAGTGATTTACCTTATCTACCTAACGGACAATATAATACAGGTGCTGGTAAAATTGGTGGTAATGCATTACAAACAATTAATACAAGAATTGGAAACAGAAAAGAATTGAAGTTGATATCAAGCTTAACTGGGACCTATCAGCTTTTTAAAGATTTGAATGTTAGACAATTTGTTGGTGTTGATCATACCTCTTATAATTCAGAAGGTTATACTGACCCAAATACATACTTAGGTTCGATTACCACTCCAGGAAATGCAGGTGCTTTAAGTAGAGGTAATACTCAAATTTCAAGTATTATCACTAATACATCACTAAATTATAAAAAGACATTTGGTGAAAAACATGATTTCAATGCGACGGCATTGTACGAATATTTTTTCAAAACTGTTAGATCGTTCGGATATACGGGTTATGGATTAAATAATTTATATTATAATAGTCCAGCGGGAACACTGGTTTCCGCAAATACTTTACCATCAATTACAGGAGGGAAAACAAATTATCACAAGATTGCGTTCTTAGGAAATGTTAATTACGTTTATGATGGAAAATATTCTTTTAATGGAAGTGTAAGAAGAGAGAGTGCCTCAAATTTTGGAACTAATTACAAATGGGGAACCTTTTTTGGTTTAGGAGGTGCCTGGTTACTTCACAAAGAAGATTTTATGAGCTCAATTGGTTTTATTAATGAATTAAAACCTAGAGTGAGTTATGGAGAAGCAGGTAACCCAATCGATATTGAATTGATTAGCCCTTATCAAACTTCACAATACTATGGAAGTGGTACATATGCTGGAGGAACTACTCTAAATCCAACTGTTCCGGGTAATGATAATTATAAATGGGAAGTTGCAAAAGAACTAAATGTTGGTGTAGATTTTGCTGTATGGAATAATAGAATTTCAGGTAGTTTAAGCTGGTATAACAGAAAAACTTCTGACTTATATATTTTCTATGGTTTATCTGGTACGACAGGTTTCTCTGGAATTAACAATTATAATGGGGGTTCAATGGAAAATAAAGGGTATGAAGCAAATCTTAATTTAACTGTTGTGAACACTCAGAACACTTCATTCAAGTTATTTGGAAACTTTAGTCAGGTTAAAAATAAAATTACTGATTTAGGAGGTGTTCAGGAGTTTGAGCAAGGAACGTCTATTATTCGTGTTGGTGCTCCATTTGGTACACATTTTATTAATGGTTGGGCAGGTGTTGATGCTTCAAACGGACAGCCTTTGTACTATGATATAAATGGAAATGTTACAAATAAATTTAGTGATGATGATCGTACTGCAAACTATGGATCATATAAGCCTGAAATTTTTGGAGGGTTTGGTGCTGAATTCAGATATAAAGGTTTTACTGCAAGTGCTAACTTTAGATACAAAGCAAAATATTTCAGATTCAATAACGAATCTTATTTCTTGGAGAATGCAAACTTTGCACAATATAATCTATCTACAGTCATGAATACAATGTGGACTACTCCTGGGCAAATTACAGAAGTACAAGGTTTTCAGTACCCAAGACAGTTTAGTTCGAAAGATATTGAAGATGCATCATTCCTAAGATTACAGGAAGTGAGATTAAACTATCATATTGATGGTAAATTCCTTGGATTCATGAATGGAATTGACATCTTTGCAATTGGTAATAATTTATACACATGGACGAAATGGACAGGATTAGATCCCGATGATAGTAATAATATTGGGACTTATGAATATCCATTTTCTAGAACAATCACTTTTGGTTGTAAACTTAATTTCTAA
- a CDS encoding S8 family serine peptidase, whose amino-acid sequence MKKYKYLLGCLFLFPIISKAQTEEDKIKISNYSNKEGNIKLLSELKKVDYERKIRLSNFLNHNPNFKKTTKIGLIGVQELLDILPDGEKIYARTTNAGAATTARANHLYGGGSLGINIQGQNMRAAVWDGGNARDTHQEFMVGGNSKITLADGVNYQDHATHVAGTIAAQGISSLVRGVAFNSSITSYDWTSDLTEMLTEASTGLLVSNHSYGIGQLSSLWFYGAYDSRARQIDNICYNNQFYLPIVSAGNDRNETAAPGSTQIANKAGYDMIFGHGNAKNIITVAAVNQVTTYTDPSSVVMSSFSSWGPSDDGRIKPDISMKGVNVRSTLSTSDTATGLMSGTSMASPGITGVVLLLQQYYNQLYSNYMKAATVKGLILHTADEAGSYTGPDYEFGWGLVNAQKSAITIRDKNSTTSTSKSVIEELNLANNSTFTKTVTASGTNPLKISISWTDPQAPTNNSGTIDPTTKYLVNDLDIKVVKNSVTYYPWKLQGMAAPYDSPSNNSTNDVDNFERVDIDNPSGTYTISVTHKGTLSGGNQNFSLIVTSDNLSTLSTSEVNKMDNEVNFYPNPAKDFITIGEKEPNLVISIYDASGKFVLSDKNADNKINISRLVKGMYFANYTTSKGIKKNFKFTKE is encoded by the coding sequence ATGAAAAAATACAAATATTTATTAGGATGCTTGTTTTTATTTCCAATAATTTCAAAAGCTCAAACAGAAGAAGATAAAATAAAAATTTCAAATTATTCCAATAAAGAGGGCAATATAAAATTATTAAGTGAACTAAAAAAAGTTGATTACGAAAGAAAAATTCGTTTAAGTAATTTTTTAAATCACAATCCTAATTTTAAAAAAACAACCAAAATCGGATTAATAGGAGTTCAAGAATTACTAGATATTCTTCCTGATGGAGAAAAGATATACGCAAGAACTACAAATGCTGGTGCAGCTACCACAGCTAGGGCAAATCATTTATATGGTGGAGGGAGTTTAGGTATAAATATTCAAGGACAAAATATGAGAGCCGCTGTTTGGGATGGTGGGAATGCTAGAGATACTCATCAAGAATTTATGGTTGGTGGAAATAGTAAAATAACTTTAGCAGACGGCGTCAATTACCAGGATCATGCAACCCATGTTGCCGGCACTATTGCCGCACAGGGAATATCTTCGTTGGTGAGAGGCGTTGCTTTCAATTCATCCATTACTTCATATGATTGGACTTCTGATCTTACTGAAATGTTAACTGAAGCATCCACTGGATTATTAGTTTCTAATCATTCATATGGTATTGGGCAATTAAGTAGCTTGTGGTTTTATGGAGCTTATGATTCTAGAGCACGCCAAATAGATAATATTTGTTATAATAACCAGTTTTATTTACCAATAGTATCTGCTGGGAATGATCGTAATGAAACAGCAGCTCCGGGATCTACCCAAATTGCCAATAAGGCTGGATATGATATGATTTTTGGACATGGTAATGCTAAAAATATAATTACAGTAGCCGCAGTAAATCAGGTGACTACATATACTGATCCCTCAAGTGTAGTAATGTCTTCATTTAGCAGTTGGGGACCTTCAGATGATGGAAGAATTAAACCTGATATTTCAATGAAAGGAGTAAATGTTCGTTCAACTCTTTCGACATCTGATACTGCTACTGGATTAATGTCTGGAACCTCAATGGCTTCTCCTGGAATTACAGGAGTGGTGTTATTATTGCAACAATATTATAATCAACTTTACAGTAACTATATGAAAGCTGCAACTGTCAAAGGTTTAATTTTGCATACAGCTGATGAAGCCGGATCTTACACAGGTCCAGATTACGAATTTGGTTGGGGTTTAGTAAATGCTCAGAAATCTGCAATAACCATTCGTGATAAAAACAGTACAACAAGCACCTCAAAAAGTGTTATTGAAGAATTGAATCTAGCCAATAATTCAACATTTACAAAAACAGTAACAGCTAGTGGTACAAATCCACTTAAAATTTCAATTTCTTGGACGGACCCTCAAGCACCTACAAATAATTCAGGAACTATTGACCCGACAACAAAATATCTGGTAAATGACTTAGATATTAAAGTTGTTAAAAACAGTGTTACTTATTATCCTTGGAAATTACAAGGAATGGCAGCTCCTTACGATTCACCAAGTAATAATTCTACAAATGATGTTGATAATTTCGAAAGAGTCGATATTGATAATCCTTCTGGTACTTACACCATTTCTGTAACCCATAAAGGCACACTATCTGGTGGTAATCAAAACTTTTCACTAATTGTAACAAGTGATAATCTATCTACGTTGAGCACTTCTGAGGTAAATAAAATGGACAATGAAGTAAACTTCTACCCTAATCCTGCCAAAGATTTTATTACTATCGGAGAAAAAGAACCAAATTTAGTAATCAGCATTTATGACGCCTCAGGTAAATTTGTCCTTTCTGATAAAAATGCTGATAACAAAATAAACATTAGCCGACTTGTTAAAGGAATGTACTTTGCAAATTATACTACTAGTAAAGGTATAAAGAAAAACTTTAAATTTACTAAAGAGTAA
- a CDS encoding DUF6705 family protein, with translation MKNIVLLSIILLSFSCKSQSVIIDITDSELGQPIGYYSKDINNVLDPFQGTYIYTNGNTSFKIILKKMIKQSEGVHFEDLIIGEYQYVVNGLEKINTLSNLNVLYSHQSLEHGIAGNRVIAKNTHRLWKCLQCNLNEKRLILRIKDKLSDCYADFFMRKTIVNGQEVMQVKIANVTHYVFSNNPQPFSLPMGEFTMIKQ, from the coding sequence ATGAAAAATATTGTATTATTATCTATCATATTACTTTCGTTCTCTTGTAAATCTCAAAGTGTAATTATTGACATAACTGATTCCGAATTAGGGCAGCCTATTGGCTATTATAGTAAGGATATAAATAATGTTTTAGATCCATTTCAGGGGACTTATATATATACCAATGGTAATACCAGCTTTAAAATTATTTTAAAAAAAATGATAAAACAATCAGAAGGAGTACATTTTGAAGATCTAATTATTGGTGAATATCAATATGTTGTTAACGGTCTTGAGAAAATAAATACTCTTTCTAATTTGAATGTTTTGTACTCTCATCAATCTCTAGAGCATGGCATTGCAGGGAATAGGGTTATTGCTAAAAATACACATAGACTTTGGAAATGTCTACAATGTAACCTAAATGAAAAAAGACTTATATTAAGAATTAAAGATAAGCTTTCAGACTGTTATGCAGATTTTTTCATGAGGAAAACAATTGTAAATGGACAGGAAGTAATGCAAGTGAAAATTGCTAATGTGACACATTATGTATTTAGTAACAATCCACAGCCTTTTTCTTTGCCAATGGGAGAATTTACTATGATAAAGCAGTAA
- a CDS encoding DUF6705 family protein has product MKNILLIVIVMLSMSCKSQSVVIDIEKDGWGQPAGYYRKDINNVLDQFQGTYIYTNGNTTLKMILVKKIKQYNGSYYEDLIIGEYQYIVNGLVKINTLSNINVVYNNQYVEHAIAGISVINNNNRQWKCPQCIPDEKRLHSRIIDRSSNRYADFFMRKTVVNGQEVMQVKIANVKLDVFNDNPQPFSLPLGEFTMIKQ; this is encoded by the coding sequence ATGAAAAATATATTATTAATTGTTATTGTGATGTTATCAATGTCATGTAAGTCTCAAAGCGTAGTGATAGATATAGAAAAGGATGGTTGGGGACAACCCGCAGGTTATTACAGAAAAGATATAAATAATGTCTTAGATCAATTTCAGGGAACGTATATTTATACCAATGGAAATACGACCTTAAAAATGATATTGGTAAAAAAAATAAAACAGTATAATGGAAGTTACTATGAAGACCTGATTATCGGTGAATATCAATATATAGTAAATGGTTTGGTAAAAATAAATACTCTTTCTAATATAAACGTGGTATATAATAACCAATATGTGGAACATGCAATTGCCGGAATTTCTGTTATAAACAATAATAATCGTCAATGGAAATGTCCACAGTGTATTCCTGACGAGAAAAGGTTGCACTCAAGAATAATAGATAGGAGTAGCAATAGATATGCAGATTTCTTTATGAGAAAAACTGTTGTAAACGGACAAGAAGTAATGCAGGTGAAAATTGCTAATGTAAAGCTTGATGTATTTAACGATAATCCACAACCTTTTTCTTTGCCATTGGGTGAGTTTACAATGATCAAACAGTAA
- a CDS encoding DUF6705 family protein produces the protein MLSVFSPADLATLSGLYKNGNIKDPDAFVLGLVTASNTQYMIVIDDLTKFNIFAGEFITADGQINYDYIETYTRWNYAQYNILYNNLSSVNELGFVKFLLDKNSGLKVLKGSNNSNTWEELRIKDGKIDQYHVTKKIEIIKNITHILSIIFVMILFNNCSAQHVQDPNANKFAGTWKWGDTTNGVTFIMKKEDNIRIFGQNESQVLDAIIGFHKIYKNGILTEDKTMYSNTNFIDKKKSFIAGTAIHEPNPNKLFVNMTHKNKNIELTILYIDSTHIKITEVRNMEGARFVRPGDPPIDWSIDIPNNIVLTKQ, from the coding sequence TTGTTATCAGTATTTTCTCCTGCCGATCTTGCAACCCTTTCTGGACTATATAAAAATGGAAATATAAAAGATCCAGACGCTTTTGTTTTAGGACTAGTAACTGCATCTAATACTCAGTATATGATTGTAATTGATGACTTAACAAAATTTAATATTTTTGCAGGAGAATTTATAACCGCAGATGGGCAGATTAACTATGATTATATTGAAACTTATACTAGATGGAATTATGCACAATATAATATCTTATATAATAATTTGTCAAGTGTAAATGAATTAGGGTTTGTTAAGTTTCTTTTGGACAAAAATAGTGGCTTGAAAGTATTAAAAGGTTCAAACAATTCTAATACTTGGGAAGAGCTTAGAATTAAAGATGGAAAAATAGATCAGTACCATGTAACTAAAAAAATAGAAATAATAAAAAATATAACGCACATTCTAAGCATCATATTTGTAATGATACTTTTTAACAATTGCTCAGCACAGCATGTTCAGGATCCAAATGCCAATAAATTTGCTGGAACTTGGAAATGGGGAGATACTACAAACGGAGTAACTTTTATCATGAAAAAAGAAGATAACATAAGAATATTTGGGCAAAATGAAAGTCAAGTACTTGATGCAATTATAGGCTTTCATAAGATATATAAGAATGGGATACTAACAGAAGATAAAACTATGTATAGTAATACTAATTTCATAGATAAAAAGAAATCTTTTATTGCAGGAACAGCAATTCATGAGCCTAATCCTAATAAATTATTTGTGAATATGACCCATAAAAATAAAAATATAGAATTAACAATTTTATATATAGATTCCACACATATTAAGATAACAGAAGTTAGAAATATGGAAGGAGCAAGATTTGTTCGACCAGGAGATCCTCCAATTGATTGGTCAATTGATATTCCAAATAATATAGTTCTTACTAAACAGTAG
- the infB gene encoding translation initiation factor IF-2, with translation MPKIRLNKAVKEFNISMSRLVEFLQSKDIVVESNPNAQLEEAAYSALEAEFAKDGEQRKASHEVVISKVPEEKLEIEEKKTPEVIRAKANKPETRVLGKIDLEPKKPEAVEEIPTPTPTPAPDPVEEKEEVVEEVKEPAKEEPKTVSETKPTPEKQEFKVLDKIDLSQIEGNRNRPAKKDKPKVEEVKAEPKAAEPVKETPKPVEKPIEKVEEKKPEPVAEEPQESQKIETVYQKLDGPKIVGEKIDLTQFAPKPNSGAKKKRKRIEKPGPNTGTNQQGGNNQQGGQNRPQGQNGPGGNRPPGQGGPQGNRPPGQGGQNRPQGQNGPGGNRPPGQGGPQGNRPPGQGGGNRFGNNTRPGQRTMPVELTDEQVKNQIKETLEKLTNKGGKSKSAKHRKDKRSYRREENERQQEADARDTSLKVTEFITVGELASLMNVSATEVISACFSLGVMVTMNQRLEADTLLLVADEFGFKIEFSDADLEEADSEENIDTEESLVSRAPVVTVMGHVDHGKTSLLDYIRKTNVIAGESGGITQHIGAYNVQLENGQRITFLDTPGHEAFTAMRARGAQITDIAIIVIAADDDVMPQTKEAISHAQAAGVPMIIAINKVDKPNANPDNVRQQLSGMNILVEEWGGNVQAQEISAKMGNNMDILLEKVLLQAEMLELKANPNRAAQGVVIEASLDKGRGYVATMLVQTGTLKVGDYVVAGKNHGKVKALLDERGKNLEEAGPSIPATILGLDGAPTAGDKFRVYADESEGKAIANKREQLQRELSIRTKKHTTLEELGRRIALGEFKELNIILKGDVDGSVEALSDQLQRLSTEEISVNILHSGVGQITESDINLAAASDAIIIGFNVRAGANAKELADREEIEIRTYSVIYKAIDEVKEAMEGMLSPEIQEQVIGNVEIREVFKISKIGTIAGCMVLTGKVTRQSKVRLLRDGIVKFDGELESLKRFKDDVKEVTKGYECGLNLKGYNDIEQNDILEVYEEVAVKKKLK, from the coding sequence ATGCCAAAAATAAGATTAAATAAAGCGGTTAAGGAATTCAATATATCGATGTCGAGACTGGTAGAATTTTTACAGTCTAAAGATATCGTGGTTGAAAGCAATCCTAACGCTCAATTAGAAGAGGCGGCATATTCTGCATTGGAAGCTGAGTTTGCCAAAGACGGCGAGCAGCGTAAGGCTTCCCATGAGGTGGTAATTTCTAAAGTTCCGGAAGAAAAACTGGAAATCGAAGAAAAGAAAACCCCTGAAGTAATAAGAGCTAAAGCTAATAAACCAGAAACCAGAGTTTTAGGGAAAATCGATTTGGAACCTAAAAAACCTGAAGCTGTGGAAGAAATTCCTACTCCTACTCCGACACCTGCTCCAGATCCTGTTGAGGAGAAAGAAGAGGTTGTTGAGGAAGTGAAAGAACCGGCTAAAGAAGAACCAAAAACGGTTTCTGAAACAAAACCAACACCTGAAAAGCAGGAGTTTAAAGTGTTGGACAAAATTGATTTGTCTCAGATTGAGGGAAATAGAAACAGACCTGCCAAAAAAGATAAACCTAAAGTGGAAGAGGTAAAAGCAGAACCAAAAGCTGCTGAGCCTGTAAAAGAAACACCAAAACCGGTTGAAAAGCCAATTGAGAAAGTGGAAGAAAAAAAACCAGAACCTGTAGCTGAAGAGCCTCAGGAGTCTCAGAAGATTGAAACGGTTTATCAGAAATTGGATGGGCCGAAGATTGTTGGTGAGAAAATCGACTTAACGCAATTTGCGCCAAAACCGAATTCCGGAGCCAAGAAAAAAAGAAAAAGAATAGAAAAGCCGGGACCTAATACAGGAACCAACCAACAAGGCGGAAATAATCAACAAGGCGGACAAAACCGTCCACAAGGGCAAAACGGCCCGGGTGGAAACCGTCCTCCAGGACAGGGTGGGCCTCAAGGCAACAGACCTCCGGGACAAGGTGGTCAAAACCGTCCTCAAGGTCAGAATGGCCCAGGTGGAAACCGTCCTCCGGGACAGGGTGGGCCTCAAGGCAACAGACCTCCGGGACAAGGTGGCGGAAACCGTTTTGGAAACAACACCAGACCTGGTCAGAGAACAATGCCTGTCGAATTGACCGACGAACAGGTTAAAAACCAAATCAAGGAAACCCTCGAAAAATTAACCAATAAAGGAGGTAAATCTAAATCTGCTAAGCACAGAAAAGATAAAAGAAGTTACCGTAGGGAAGAGAATGAGCGTCAGCAGGAAGCAGATGCAAGAGATACATCACTAAAAGTTACAGAATTTATTACGGTTGGTGAATTAGCCAGCTTAATGAATGTTTCTGCGACTGAAGTTATTTCTGCTTGTTTCTCTCTAGGAGTAATGGTTACCATGAATCAAAGACTTGAAGCCGACACTTTACTATTGGTAGCAGATGAATTTGGATTTAAAATTGAATTTTCGGATGCTGATCTTGAAGAAGCGGATTCTGAAGAAAATATTGATACAGAAGAGAGCCTTGTTTCAAGAGCACCGGTTGTTACCGTAATGGGTCACGTTGACCACGGTAAAACTTCATTGCTCGATTATATTAGAAAAACCAACGTAATTGCAGGTGAATCCGGTGGAATTACCCAGCATATCGGAGCTTATAACGTGCAGCTTGAAAACGGTCAGAGAATTACATTCTTAGATACACCAGGTCACGAAGCCTTTACTGCGATGAGAGCAAGGGGTGCACAAATTACTGATATAGCAATTATTGTAATCGCTGCGGATGATGACGTGATGCCTCAAACGAAAGAAGCAATTTCTCACGCACAGGCGGCAGGTGTACCGATGATTATTGCAATCAACAAGGTAGATAAACCGAATGCAAACCCGGACAACGTTCGCCAGCAGCTTTCAGGAATGAATATCTTGGTAGAAGAGTGGGGTGGAAATGTTCAGGCACAAGAGATTTCAGCTAAAATGGGTAACAATATGGATATCCTTTTAGAGAAAGTATTGCTGCAGGCAGAAATGCTTGAATTAAAAGCAAATCCTAACCGTGCCGCACAAGGTGTTGTGATTGAAGCTTCACTAGATAAAGGAAGAGGTTATGTAGCAACCATGTTGGTACAGACTGGAACTTTAAAAGTTGGAGATTATGTTGTTGCAGGTAAAAATCACGGTAAAGTAAAAGCTTTGCTTGACGAAAGAGGGAAAAACCTTGAAGAAGCAGGACCATCTATTCCGGCAACGATCTTAGGTCTTGACGGAGCGCCTACAGCAGGTGATAAATTCAGAGTATATGCAGATGAAAGTGAAGGTAAAGCGATCGCTAACAAGAGAGAGCAGTTGCAGAGAGAACTTTCCATCAGAACCAAGAAGCATACGACCCTTGAAGAATTGGGTAGACGTATCGCTTTAGGAGAATTCAAAGAATTGAATATTATTCTTAAAGGTGACGTAGATGGATCAGTAGAAGCACTTTCTGATCAGTTACAGAGATTATCAACAGAAGAGATCAGTGTCAACATTCTTCATTCAGGTGTAGGACAGATCACAGAATCTGACATCAACTTGGCTGCAGCTTCAGATGCCATTATCATTGGGTTCAACGTAAGAGCCGGTGCTAATGCAAAAGAGCTTGCAGACCGTGAAGAAATTGAGATCAGAACCTATTCTGTCATCTATAAAGCAATCGATGAGGTAAAAGAAGCGATGGAGGGAATGCTTTCTCCGGAAATTCAGGAGCAGGTAATCGGCAATGTAGAGATCCGTGAAGTCTTCAAGATTTCTAAGATCGGAACGATTGCAGGTTGTATGGTTCTTACCGGGAAAGTAACCAGACAGTCGAAAGTAAGATTACTGAGAGACGGCATTGTGAAATTCGACGGTGAGCTTGAAAGTTTAAAACGTTTCAAAGATGATGTAAAAGAAGTTACAAAAGGCTACGAATGTGGATTGAACCTGAAAGGCTACAACGACATCGAGCAGAACGACATTCTTGAAGTATACGAAGAAGTTGCTGTGAAGAAAAAATTGAAATAA